A genomic window from Cloacibacillus evryensis DSM 19522 includes:
- a CDS encoding acyl-CoA mutase large subunit family protein, with the protein MAEEKKHTTLSGYELKRVYTEDDIKGKDPKTQLGEPGHFPFTRGIREEMYRDGRLWTMGQYAGFASAEEANKRFRYIIEQGGTGFSVALDLPTQMGYDSDDPMSEGEVGKVGVAIDSLADIEALFKGIPFEQVRQIRTTANANSIIMLAFYVAFAKKNNIDPNTIGFFLQNDILKEYMCRGTYIFPPAAGVKLSVDVLEYCGKHLPHWTPIAVSGYHIRDAGATAAMELAFTLADMIEYYDAAVKRGVDIVAATANSYFFLGAQLDFLEEVAKYRAARRLYARIMKERYHVTAEEPQRLKIFAFTSGSALTAEQPINNIVRVAIQTMAAAAGGIQTFHASSYDEAISLPTQEAVTVSLRTQQIVGYESGLTETVDPLGGSYAVEALTNAIEEEVLALLETIEKKGGALKCIEEGFQQRMLADNAYKYQKSVDNKERIVVGVNEFKDGKPIEPAQFTVPEDVAIKQAAKINKLKAERDNERVKRALAAVEKAARNDENLGEYMIEAVSAYATLGEICEVLKKVYGKYTPMKIY; encoded by the coding sequence ATGGCGGAGGAGAAGAAACACACCACTTTATCAGGCTACGAGCTGAAAAGGGTCTACACGGAAGACGATATAAAAGGAAAAGACCCCAAGACACAGCTTGGCGAACCGGGGCACTTCCCGTTCACACGCGGCATCCGCGAGGAGATGTACCGTGACGGCCGCCTGTGGACGATGGGACAGTACGCCGGTTTTGCCTCCGCGGAGGAGGCCAACAAGCGTTTCCGTTACATCATTGAGCAGGGGGGCACAGGTTTCTCCGTCGCGCTGGACCTGCCTACCCAGATGGGTTACGATTCCGACGACCCTATGTCTGAGGGCGAGGTTGGGAAGGTCGGGGTCGCCATCGACTCCCTGGCTGACATCGAGGCTCTGTTCAAAGGAATCCCCTTTGAACAGGTACGCCAGATCCGCACGACGGCGAACGCCAACTCGATAATCATGCTCGCCTTTTACGTGGCCTTCGCGAAGAAAAACAATATCGACCCAAATACGATCGGCTTCTTCCTGCAAAACGACATCCTCAAAGAATACATGTGCCGCGGCACGTATATCTTTCCGCCAGCGGCCGGCGTCAAGCTCTCCGTCGACGTGCTGGAATACTGCGGCAAACACCTTCCCCACTGGACGCCCATCGCGGTCTCCGGCTACCACATCCGGGACGCCGGAGCCACGGCGGCGATGGAGCTGGCGTTCACGCTGGCGGATATGATCGAATACTATGACGCCGCCGTGAAGCGCGGAGTGGACATCGTCGCGGCCACGGCGAACAGCTACTTCTTCCTCGGCGCGCAGCTGGACTTCCTGGAGGAGGTCGCGAAATACCGCGCCGCGCGCCGCCTTTACGCGCGGATCATGAAGGAACGCTATCACGTGACGGCGGAGGAGCCGCAGCGCCTGAAGATATTCGCCTTCACAAGCGGCTCCGCCCTGACGGCGGAACAGCCCATCAACAACATAGTCCGCGTCGCCATTCAGACGATGGCGGCGGCGGCGGGCGGTATCCAGACCTTCCACGCCTCCTCCTATGACGAGGCGATCTCGCTGCCCACGCAGGAAGCCGTGACGGTCTCGCTGCGCACGCAGCAGATCGTGGGCTATGAGTCGGGCCTGACGGAGACGGTCGATCCCCTCGGCGGCTCCTACGCGGTCGAGGCTCTCACGAACGCCATTGAGGAAGAGGTCCTCGCCTTACTTGAGACGATAGAGAAAAAGGGCGGGGCCCTGAAGTGCATCGAAGAAGGATTCCAGCAGAGGATGCTGGCGGACAACGCCTACAAGTACCAGAAGAGCGTGGACAACAAGGAACGCATCGTCGTCGGCGTCAACGAGTTTAAGGACGGCAAGCCCATAGAGCCCGCCCAGTTTACGGTCCCCGAGGACGTCGCTATCAAGCAGGCGGCGAAGATCAACAAGCTGAAGGCGGAGCGCGACAACGAGAGGGTGAAGCGCGCCCTCGCCGCCGTGGAAAAGGCGGCCCGGAACGACGAAAACCTGGGCGAATACATGATCGAAGCGGTAAGCGCCTACGCGACGCTGGGCGAGATCTGCGAAGTGCTCAAAAAAGTTTACGGCAAATATACGCCGATGAAGATTTATTAA
- a CDS encoding acyl CoA:acetate/3-ketoacid CoA transferase: MGKIISSAAAISLIRDNDVIGIGGFGGFSAPDEILRELAKSFFTHGRPKGLHVVSGISPGDLTENGYGLSIIKEPGIIASIYASHVGMSPSIGRAVSANQIAGYTVPLGVYGHLLKAIAGKKPGVLTRIGLHTFCDPRLEGCRVNDKARESGREVVSLVEFDGAEYLHYKTFPLDICIIRGSYADEYGNVSLEEEAIHSEQAAMAAAVHNSGGIVVVQVKNVFKRGALDPRQVSIPGALVDYVVQAKPENHLQCYDGSVFRPELIGDVRQRLEMISPMALSPRKICGRRAALEITGGSLVNLGIGMPDSVASVANEEGISHQVTFSIETGVYGGVPVSGVGLGASVNPDAILSITDSFDIYDGGALDAAFLGLGEVDEEGNVNVSKFGSRCTGPGGFINITQNTRKVCFMGTFTAGHMDYKTGGGLLSIEKDAEYVKFKKKVGQVTFSSRYARENGQEVLYITERAVFRLEAGGLTLTEIAPGMDIEKDILPKMEFVPLISPELKTMDERIFTDKKMKISFIDR, from the coding sequence ATGGGCAAAATTATTTCGTCTGCTGCTGCAATATCACTAATTAGAGATAACGACGTGATCGGTATCGGGGGATTCGGAGGTTTTTCCGCCCCCGACGAGATACTGCGCGAGCTGGCGAAATCTTTTTTCACCCACGGCAGGCCGAAGGGACTGCACGTAGTTTCCGGCATCTCTCCCGGCGACCTCACGGAAAACGGCTACGGCCTGAGCATCATTAAGGAGCCCGGCATCATCGCCTCGATCTACGCCTCGCATGTGGGGATGTCGCCCTCGATAGGGCGGGCGGTCAGCGCAAACCAGATCGCGGGCTACACCGTGCCGCTGGGAGTCTACGGACATCTGCTGAAGGCCATCGCCGGGAAAAAACCGGGCGTGCTGACGCGCATCGGACTGCATACCTTCTGCGACCCGCGGCTGGAGGGCTGCCGGGTCAACGACAAGGCCAGGGAGTCGGGGCGCGAAGTCGTTTCTCTGGTAGAGTTCGACGGCGCGGAATACCTCCATTATAAGACGTTCCCGCTGGACATCTGCATCATTCGCGGAAGTTATGCCGACGAGTACGGCAACGTCTCCCTCGAGGAGGAGGCGATACACAGCGAGCAGGCGGCGATGGCCGCGGCGGTTCACAACAGCGGCGGCATCGTGGTCGTGCAGGTAAAGAACGTATTCAAACGCGGCGCGCTCGACCCGCGGCAGGTGTCGATCCCCGGCGCGCTGGTCGATTACGTTGTGCAGGCGAAGCCGGAAAACCATCTGCAATGTTACGACGGCTCCGTTTTCCGCCCCGAGCTGATCGGCGACGTGAGACAGCGGCTGGAGATGATCAGCCCGATGGCGCTCTCGCCGCGAAAAATTTGCGGCAGGCGGGCGGCTTTGGAAATAACCGGCGGCAGCCTCGTCAATCTTGGCATCGGTATGCCCGACAGCGTCGCGAGCGTCGCCAACGAAGAGGGGATCAGCCATCAGGTGACCTTCTCGATCGAGACCGGCGTCTACGGCGGAGTCCCCGTCAGCGGAGTGGGGCTGGGAGCCTCGGTAAACCCGGACGCCATCCTCTCGATCACCGACAGCTTTGACATCTACGACGGAGGCGCGCTGGACGCGGCCTTCCTGGGGCTTGGCGAGGTGGACGAAGAGGGCAACGTCAACGTTTCAAAATTCGGCAGCCGCTGCACCGGGCCGGGAGGATTCATCAATATTACCCAGAATACGAGGAAAGTCTGTTTCATGGGGACCTTTACCGCCGGACACATGGATTACAAGACCGGCGGCGGCCTCTTATCAATAGAAAAAGACGCTGAATACGTGAAATTCAAGAAAAAAGTCGGGCAGGTGACTTTTTCATCAAGATATGCGCGGGAAAACGGACAAGAGGTGCTCTACATAACGGAACGCGCCGTATTCCGGCTTGAAGCCGGCGGCCTGACTCTGACCGAGATCGCGCCCGGCATGGACATCGAAAAAGACATCCTGCCGAAAATGGAGTTCGTCCCGCTGATATCTCCCGAATTGAAGACGATGGACGAACGGATATTCACCGACAAAAAAATGAAGATAAGCTTCATCGACCGATGA
- a CDS encoding 2-keto-3-deoxygluconate permease, giving the protein MDILGKVNKVPGGIMVVPMIITALINTFIPAVLKIGGPTTAAFSGAGAMATIGMLLFVAGSQTKYSDLGAVCARGGLLVVVRLAVAFTGAWLTLKFFGIGGICGASALAITISLASCNPGVYAGLMQSYGDNVDKAAMGVLNLIAVPATPLVILGIADGTGFDYMSAVASLVPFVLGMVLANSDEKIRKLFSTATPVVLFFLGCCLGASINLRALSQAGAANIVLIGLIVCVFLPIMITADKLILRRPGYAAVAATCLGGLSVVAPRIIGERLPQYQPYVESATAQMAVTLVFCIFVFPYITKFVVGKFGSGVVTDKTN; this is encoded by the coding sequence ATGGATATTCTAGGCAAGGTCAATAAAGTACCCGGCGGCATCATGGTCGTACCGATGATCATCACCGCGCTGATAAACACATTTATTCCGGCTGTGCTCAAAATAGGCGGCCCCACTACCGCGGCTTTCAGCGGCGCGGGAGCGATGGCGACCATCGGTATGCTGCTCTTTGTCGCCGGCAGCCAAACCAAATACAGCGACCTCGGCGCGGTATGCGCGCGCGGCGGCCTGCTGGTGGTCGTCCGCCTGGCCGTGGCCTTTACCGGAGCCTGGCTGACGCTGAAATTCTTCGGCATCGGCGGTATCTGCGGAGCCTCCGCGCTGGCGATCACGATCTCTCTCGCCAGCTGCAACCCCGGAGTCTACGCGGGGCTGATGCAGTCTTATGGAGACAACGTCGATAAAGCGGCGATGGGCGTTCTCAACCTGATCGCCGTTCCCGCCACCCCTCTGGTGATCCTTGGCATAGCCGACGGCACCGGCTTTGACTACATGAGCGCCGTCGCTTCGCTCGTTCCGTTCGTTCTCGGCATGGTCCTTGCCAATTCCGACGAGAAGATACGCAAGCTCTTTTCGACGGCGACGCCGGTGGTCCTCTTTTTCCTGGGCTGCTGTCTGGGCGCGAGCATAAACCTTAGAGCGCTCTCTCAGGCCGGGGCTGCCAACATCGTGCTGATCGGGCTCATCGTCTGCGTGTTCCTGCCGATAATGATAACTGCGGACAAACTTATCCTGAGACGCCCCGGATACGCCGCGGTCGCGGCCACCTGCCTGGGAGGGCTGTCGGTCGTCGCGCCGAGGATCATCGGCGAACGTCTGCCCCAGTATCAGCCCTATGTGGAGTCGGCGACGGCGCAGATGGCGGTGACGCTGGTCTTCTGCATCTTTGTCTTCCCCTACATCACAAAGTTTGTGGTCGGCAAATTCGGCAGCGGCGTTGTCACGGACAAAACGAATTAA